The Aspergillus flavus chromosome 2, complete sequence region GCACGCAAAGCACAAActacaaaagaaaatacatccAAATGAGACTCCTCATACCAAACCTAGATAGAAACCACCCGACCACCACGAAACCCCAACATATTAATTCAAAAGAAGATACATAACAAGCACAAGAGTGACCAACACCATCACTCAGGATAggcaaagacaaaaagataaaaaggaaaggtcGTgcccgggatcgaaccgggatTACAGGAATCAGAATCCTGGGTGCTAACCATTACACTACACAACCGCTGGTTGATGGAAGGATGTCTCTTATTATAATCTACAGCTAAAGTTTAACCTTGTACAGCTACATCCAATTCCATCTTACAGTGATCGACAGAGTGTGTTTCCCCAGGTCCGGACAATAAGTTGTGGATCTTCATCTGTACCTGGTGACGACAGTGCATGGCGGTAGGTGACTTGAAAATAACCCGTCCCATACTTGGCGATTACTTGCATCCGTGACTAGAACATGTAAGGAATACGGAGGTGACTTGACTTCTTGCTCGCGTTTAAGGTTGGCAGGCTGATATCTTTCAAGGTTGTGGCAGGAGTTTGCTTTAATCAAGGCATCTGTTTAAGGTCTGCAGGATGTGGAGTAGTCCTCATGACTAGTGTTTAGATAGTTTCTTGCACATACAATGTGAAAAATAAGGTTGCTCAAAGAACCCATGGGTATCTCTCGTTAAATGTCAATGCTAAGTCATACATGGAAGAGTGTAGATAATGCAGCCAGTCCGATGCAGCCAACAATCATGCCGGACATAACAATAGCAGGTATGCGTCAAAATTAAACAAAGGGCGAAAATCCCCAATCGCCCGGAGAAACCAACACAGTAACGCCTCACAAATGACCGCCCATCCGTTTTGGGACCATATTCTATCTGATTTTGAAACATAACAAAGGAAATGCTCGCTCACTGCATAATCACACAAAACGCCTGCTATGACAATGCTCCCAAAATAAACCAATGCACCATGCATTACACCGTCAACTCATGTCCAAGTCAATGCGAATGAGGCTCAATAACCAAGAAATCAATCATCGGATGCAGTTCAAAAAAATGCAAACCAGGTCGTGTCGTTCTATCACATGTtgaaaggggggaaaagaTAGTGGGGGGGGTTTAGGGGTTACTATGACCACTAACCCCGCGATGTAGATGTCGGTCGTAGTGTAGTGCCACAGGCACAGATCAGGTGGAAGAGATGTTGAATGAAGTGACACATGGCGAGTCATTCGTCCGTGCCAGACAGTTTATTGCTCCCCGAGCTCCCGGTAGTCGAACGCTTCTTGAAGCCCAGTTTCATCCCCATTTTCTTCCATGGGTTATCGGTGCGCTGCTTCGGGCTGTGAGCCAGATGCAGACCGTGGGCATCACTGGATGGAGGCGTCGTCGGGGGAGTCATCGGTTCGCTGGTGCTCATGGATTGTAGACTGCCAGAGTCGTCCGTCAGGCCAGCCGAGCAGTCACCACTGCCGCTCGAAGTGTGACTGGAATGCCGGTGGCTGGATTTGCCCATAGAAGTCATGGCACTGAGGGAGAAGTTTGAGCGGCCGGAGTGGCTGGACGAGTAAGTCGGAGAACCAAAATCTTTCGAAGATCGTGGGGACAGTCGCCGTCCCTTCGAACGGGCGCGCTTCATGGCGTGTTCATCGAGACCCGGCCCGGCAACCACCGTTACCCCATCCTCCTGCGGAAATAGCGGCTCTGCCAGCGGTACAACCTGGGCGCTAGCGGAGTGGGCATTCAgaaagggcaagaagatcgaCTCTTCCATCAATTCGTGAACGAGTTTCACGGCGGCATCGAGGGTCTCGGGCAGCGGGGGGGTGGTCGAGTTAGCCTGTCGAAGGATATCGTCGCGGACTTCACTGGAGACATTGATCTCGCGGGGGGATCCGGGCATGATGTAGGCCGTCAGAAGTCGCTGCCAAAGCATCCGCAGATGTTGGCTTTCCGGACATTCGGTGCCGATCGGGTATTCACCCAATTGCTGGCTGAGTGCCTCGTACGTTTCCCGGTACCGTTTCGCTTCGAGGGTGAATTCCAACGTTTCCAGGCAGTGGTTTTGGGAAAGGTAGGCCATAAAAGCACTGAGGGTGTACGGAGCGGGGGCGGTGTTTGCTAGCACCTCATCCAAGGTTGGACGCATGGGACAAAATGCACCCGCCGGAACGGTCAGACTCAACGGACGTGAACCAGATAGGTCCATGTCCTCGTCTGACTCACTGtccgaagacgatgatgtgGGAGAGAGTTCAGGAGTGGATGTAGGAGTACTGTGCCAGAAGTGGAGAGGGGGGTATAGAGTCTTCTTTTTAAGCATCGCGTACAGCGTGCGAGGTTTTTTGGAACGTTTCAAAGTACGTTGAGCCACCCTGATTCCTCCCCAGTTTGGGATGATTCGAGATTCGGGGAGAGCCCACGGTTTGTTCCTCACGGCTTTGCAGGTACTGATAGGGCTTGTGTCCCTGACCGGAAATGACGGGTCAATGGCGAGGGGGGAGGTTTCAGCCTAGGTTGACTCAGCCGGAGCAGGCGCTTGCCAATGAGAACCGGCGGGGATGTGAGAAGCCGTGGAGACGGGATGTGTAACGAAAGAAGCCGATTCGGGGCGTTCGGAGACAGCGTCGGGAGGGATGAGGGACGCTGGAATTAAAATAGGACCAAGATAAGTGTGGGGGAGGGACGCGCCAGAGATCTCAGTGAACGAAGGGTGAGATCTGCTATCGAGGAAAAGGACTGATTAGTCGTGTGCCGTAGCCGAGATATGGATGTAACATGTAAGGAGTTCTTGGGAGAGTCTAAAATGAagacaaaagacaaaaggcAAAACAGTCAGACACCCAGTATACACACACAAAGAAGGATAATGATGACGACACcggggagaagagagaaagtaaggaaaaagagaagataagGGGAGGTTGAGTGGTTCTCAAATAATAAGAAACGAGGCAGGCGGGAAGGTGGACAGGGTGATGTGATGCTGCGGATCAGAAGCCCTTCCAGAGTTCAGAATCCTGCACGGAAGCGTCGAGCAaccggggggggggggggggggggatgTGGTGTATGTGTGGTTTGGGCCCACAGGTACAAGACACAGAGAGTGGGCGAGAAAGAGGGTCCCAGAGTTCCAGACACAGCATCCACGTTGGTCGGTTGAGGAGACGAGCCAAAGGATGCGAACCCACAGGCGTGTATTTCCGCCACAAATCACAGACGACTAACTTCCCGGTCGATCAAGCGCTTGGCCTATCAGGTCGAGGTTTGCGGAGATAGAGAGCCACTCAGATCCCAGGATTTGACCCGCGCGATGATGCCAATGAGAGAGAGACTGAGAGGGCACACGCTCACTAACCTTTGTTTGGTGGGTTTCTAGTTTCCTGCCTGAAAAGGAAGGACGGCAGAAGATAGAGAGtcaaagagagagggaaaggaaagaaaaaagggacAGCGATCGAAGAAAATCGTATCGATTGAATATAGATCGatatgaaagaaagatcaacgaagaagaggcagaagaagaattggGGCCAAAGCAAATCAAACTAATGAACGAAGGATTGATGGTACACGCAGGCTTCCAACAGGGCAGATCACGTCATATCAGAGGTATGCGATGCTCTCAAATCGTCTCATAGggaaatagaagaaaagacttTGGAGTCTTTTGAGTCGTGACTCTCactctctcctctctcccaAACAGAAACAGGATCTGGATGCCCTTGTGGTGGAGAATCGTGAGAATGGATCGTGTGTGTCAGTGGAGGATCGAAATTGATCTCCGTCCTGGAAGTCAAtcctgggaaaggaaagtggaggcagaaaaagaaaaaagaaaaagataaaaaaaaaaaaaggaaaaagggtGGATCCTCTTGCGAGTCGCAACTTGCAACACAGCATCTAGTGTCGTAGTtatggtgatggtggaggCACTGGAGGgaagattaaaaaaaaaaaaaaaaaagaaaaagaaaaagaaatcccCATCGATTCCAAAGTGGAGTCTGGCGCCTGTTTCTCAAGTtcgtctctctctctctctctatcaTCCTTCTACCACACTACGTGCTGCCGAaccttccattccttccaGGCATGACACATTCGAGGAATGTGGActagaaaaagaaaggaaatccCCTACGAAAGGGGGAATGAAAACTTCCAAAATCGGAATGGAACCAGGGAAAATAAGggaatttttaaaaataaacaaaaaaaaaagtaaaaaaaaaaaaaacatcaACTCACCACAACACTGACTCAATGCGACGTTCCGCAACAGAACATCCAAAGAAGGAACCTTTGAAGTAAGGGAAAGCCGAGGGGGAAAAATTCTGCAATGTAAAGCGCTTGCAATGACAAAATGCTGCAGGTCGAAGGCTATGGAAAAAGGTAAAGAATTCCCTCGAGCAGGAAGGAGGGAGTGATATATCTCTTTTTGCTGTAGGTATGGAAGTCTGTATGGAGGGATGGGTGAGGATGTTATGGAAATCTGCATGCACCGCGTAGTAATCGATCATACAACAAATCTCATATCACTATGATACCATGATAAATCTCCGGGGGGCGGGTTTtcgaaaagggaaaattcAAGACTTTCGGACCCTACAGGACTAGAACTGTTGCTTTTTGTAAGACGAGCACCTGATGCAGGAGCTTTTGGCTTATAATGTTTTAGAACAATTCCCGTTGTGGCGACAAGCCTCGTGGTGTCTGGACTCAATGGgttttttattctaatttagCACCGGCggataataaaattaaaagtaaaagtaaataaatcaaaaagaaagaaagaaaaaacaaaaaaaaaaaaagaaaacgagaCATTCTTCGATTCTTTTTCTATGCATTTGGGTATGAAGGATTCCCTGTCAAGAtggtacagtacatactgtacatactgCTGGAGAGGTATGCACCTCCGGACATGGTAACTTCTCAACTACCCTGTCTATAGCCATGGGCCTATGACAGCTTAAGTTTAAACACTGCTACCTAGTCTACAATCCAAGATCACCTACATTAGCTTTCCATCACGACGTGTTTTCCCATCCTCGCGGACACATGGTAGCATGGCGGCGCCTCTTGAAGATTTCCAAACCTCTGGGACCTCAATCCCGACGTGTGCACATTGTATTGTATTACCCGGTGATAACCtcgagggaaagaaagtcaAAGGACTTCTCGAATCCCAAGTCAGGGAACCCGTCTCCGTCGTGATGCTCTGAAGGCGCAAGACGGCCTGACGGGTGGTGGTGCAGAGCGGAGCATCGGGCGATGATTGGACCACCCACGTCAGGATCTGCAGGAATGCCAAGAAGGCAGTGCAGCCATTCGACTCCATACGGCAGCCTGGAGGCAAGGGGGTGTTACCTTCAACAGTAGTAGTGCAGCCTGACCCGGGAAGGCTAAACTGGGTGTGTGAAAGGAAGTCAGGGAGCTCAGGCTTTTTAGTGCTGTTCATTCTCAACCGGCAAGGCGCGTCGTGATGGTGTGGATCTCGCTCTCATCTGCAAGCCCCCGAAGAGGTTTGTGGAGTGATTTGAGGGCGAGGggccaagaaaacaaagaaagaaggtgtCAAGGTGCATTTGCCATTTCCCCCCATCAAATCCCGTCCACTCATCACGTAACCTCCGGCTCTTTGCTCGACTCCATTCTGGCGTTTGTTTGATGACGGTAGCACCAGTCAGCATCCCTGCCTGCAGTTAGCTACCCCAAATATTTCTGCAAGGAGTGTGCAGACATGCAGAAAGCTGTCTATGTGTCGTTGTGTGGTTGAGTCAAAAAAGAcaaatagaaagaaaacatattTCCAATTGATTCACCGAGAACGGTCGTGATGATGAATTTCCCGACCTCTGGGTTAGGATAGATAAGCTTgcccaaagaaaaaaaaagaaaattccaTTTCCAGAACATCAACGAAGGCAAAAAGAATTCCAAAGAATGCAGGATTGCCCCAGTTTGACAGTAAGGGCAAAGCGACGCAACCTTGGAAGGGAATCTCAAGTGATCCACTAATCAGAGAGGGCTTCGGCCCGTTCAAGTACGTGGTCAACCTTCACCAGTCAGAGAGGGGGGGTGGCTTGCGTGTACATAACTCTTAACCCGCGTGGTCCTTTCGTTGGCGAGGAATCCAGCGAATGCCACAGGGTCCTTCGCGCTTCGTGTTACCACCCCCACCTTCACTTTCACGCACCCGAGCACACGTCCCTatgagggaaaaaaaaaaaaaaggaaagcgGCCAAGGCAACGTGTGTGTTGTGTTTGCTTCGGGATCATGAGATTTCTTTGTTCGGTCGAGAAGCTTGTTGGACCGCTTCCATTATTACGTTCTTGGCAAGATCCATGGGCTCGGACTGGAGCTTCTAACTGCTTTGGGCAAGACCTATCTGACAGGTAGCTTCAAGTTCCTAGATCATATCCGTATAGTATCAACTCCTCCGAAGTAAGTACTACTCTACACACACAGCGTGCAGATATTCCCCTCATCCCAGGGTTCAATGGATTGCGCGTCGTGGGGGGGGTTAAAAGGTGAGGTATTGTCCTACACCATTCTTTCTCGatggaatgaatgaaatCCGGCCAATCCCATCGCAGAGACAGTGGACCATCTACAAAACGATAGTAACACAACAGACACAAGGACGCACAAGATCTGCCATCCCTTGCAAGATGTTCCCCTCCATAATCTGTTCAACGAACCATTAAAGAGGGACCCAGACGGGACGTGGTACGGAATACAGAATATAGAAATGGGTAGGATGAGATAACATCACGTCATAGACAGTCTGCCGtgcaaccaaaaaaaaaaaaaaaaaaaagagtcGTCCCTGTACATCTGCAGATCATAACGAATCCAGTCCCGAATAAGAATATGGAGGGAACCACCCAGGACCacaattaagaaaaaaaatttgaATTAGAATCCGTTTCAAGTGGCAAACCGAGTCAGACAAAATTCGGGAAAGTCTGGTCTTTTTCCGCAAGGGAATGCAATCACTCGGGCATTCCGTTTTCTTCCGTGAGTGCCCTACAGGTGTCAGACAACGGGGGCCAAGCAGATAAAGCCACAAGGCTCAGCACGGTCAGATGCGGTGAAAAATTCTCGGATTCTAGAACATCTATGGAAGCCTTCGAGTTGTTCTTCAACGCCACTTCGATAGTTGTATGTCCCCTGTGTAACCCTTCAAGTACCTGGAACTAATCTTTGAATGGGCATTGAAGGCGAATTCCTTTGCGaaaatttttctattaaaactTTGCCTCTCATCACAAcattaattatagaaaacaATATGACTTGGCCAGGATGACCGTCATTCTGATATAAACCAGCCATCCCTATTTCTCCCGACACATCAACAGTATCGACAActatgtactccgtacagcaTCACTCAaaccagccattgaaccaGATCATCAACTGCCATAGCAACCTGACGAACCAACAAGGAACCGCCCGACACCAACGGTGCTCACCGGCGTCTATAGATAGAGATTGCTCTGCCCGATATCGTCGTTGCTGAGCTCCACTATCTAACAACTTTCAAATATCCAACTTCTCGTCCCGAGCCCCCacagagaagagaaaaaaaaaatcaaatcgAACTGTGGCAAAAATTAAGGCTCTGATCGCTGGTCGGGCTATGCCGCTACTAGTATACAGAGTATAGTTCGATAGAGTAATATGTATCCACCTCGAGCCTGATTCccagtttcttttttttttttttccttttttttttactcgCTACAGAAATTGAATTTCAATCAAATGGATCTATCCGTCTATTGGGATTAGTGCGGCTATACTCCGGATAAAGTAAGAGCAACTGTGATATTACACTACTTTACTCTAGTAAACGAACCTACAAACCCAATAGACCCATTCCACACAACGTGAAAAGATATGACCTTATCATTGGGACAAATTGATAATACGAAGTCCAAAAAGATGGAGGCAGTTTAGTTTTCCGAGGAACCGGAGTGGGGACCCCCAATGGGTAGCGGAAAAGCGCGAAAGCAACTATCTCAGGTATCTAACTATCTCTTTGTTTAGTTCGCAGTGGATCGGCCTTAGTCTTTTATCTGGGCTATCGAGAGATTCGGGTGTCTTCTTGCGAGATATCGAGGACGGTGTACGCAATCGCTAATTTGGTTCAAGCCTTAGCCGGGTGTCACTGACTCGGTTATAGTCcctttattttatttttatttttttttttttctggtcGCTATTTGTGCTTGGGTGAGGGTTTGGTACAGTAGTGGTGGGATGGAATAAGAATATGTATCCAATGACGGAGATTGACTTAtgaagtactccgtattatCATGACTTATAGTTCGTCTAATAATAATCTCTAGTGTTCAGTCCCCTCGTAGAGACACCTACAGCATAATATAGatagcaaaaaaaaaaaaaaaaaaaaaaaaaaaaaaaaaaaaagcaaagaaaataaaagacgCATGGACAAGCTACTCCTCCCGACACTACCTAAGGTACATGCATACTGCATAGGAGCTATCAAAAGAGCTAGTGAGAGAACTCCAGCGCATCGCTACCAATCAAGCCCCGACAGAAGAAGGTTTAGTCGCTTGCAACTGTTCCAAAAGCTCTCCCCCAAGTCAGGATCCTACTAAACAACGTATCACATCCACGTGTCATGGGGTCGCGAATCAAAAGAACACGTTGGAAACAGTTGGCGGACAACGGAGAACTAACGGTGTAGACGAGTTCTTTCTGGAATGGTGTGGATGTTCGTGCCCGTTGCGCATTGATCGCGAGAATGGGATATAAGGCAGTCCCCCGGTGTACATAGGTATCTCCCCTAATTTCCCTACGAGAAAGAAGTATGGGAGAATGGAAAACACTCACCACGCGATCATCAACTGATCGGCAATTTCTCCGTTCCGTACACCATCAACTTAAGTACACGGACATCATTTgctctctccctctctctctccacACGATGACTAAATGATCAACAGATGAGGGTTTCAAGAGTCCACGCAAGATAGGCCAGTCCCTCGTGACATCAATACCCTAAGGGCCGGCAAATCCACGGTTAACCaggagaggggggggggacCAGCCAGAAACACGAGAGAGACCAGTCTCAGAATGTTGTGGCATGATGTTTAAAAAAGTGCCTAAGGGACGATAGTTACGCTAAAGCCGTTAGTAATCTACCTTGGACTCCATAATTCGTGCTGGTGACTCCAATCGACCAGTAACGGACCTTCTCAATCAAGATAAGTACAGGACCACTTCGTTAGCAGCGGATACATGATGGCTCACATCATTGGTCCTACAAAGGGAAAAACGACTCCTCGAGTCTAGACTAGGACTGTGGGGAGTTTAGAACAAACGAAGAGGGGAATAATGGGGACCCCATGATTCTGATCCCAGTCCGTTTAATGAGTACCCACCGAGAGGATGGATAATTAATCCTATTCATCCTGTGACGGAACTGGCCGACGAGAGAGACAGATTACCAGATGAAGGAGATCCTTCTGCACAGCACAGTCCAGCGAATGAGCATGGTACTACTCCTGCTACTCTCAAGAGACGGGGATGCTTCATACATATCTCTATCCATCTGAGGTTACATGCATGAATAATCGTCAGACTGAAGGCACATCCCCCTCAGCCAGATTGAAATACTTACAGATGGCCAGGAAGTCAGGCAAGGCCGGTGTTGCAAAGGTGAACCGAACCCATTGGAGGACGGCATTCATGTCCCACCGCATACCTCATACCTCATTCCTTCCCGTCTCCAATGACGTGAAGATGTCAAGCAATCAGGCCAGCAGACTCAGACGCGAATGAAGGACTCGGGACGATCTGCACCTGTCAACCAATGGTCATCCCCAAGCAACGTTTCTGCAGCACGGCAGACTAATCCCGGTGCTAACAGCCCATCCTGGAGTGACAGGGACAGGGACAGGGATGCCACTCTTAGTGCTGCGCTGAGATACCACCCTTCAGATCCATGTCCATGGCGTTGCCACTAGATTCGGCAGGCCGCGGTCTGCAACCTGTCACTGATCATGCACGAGTCTTGTTGATACTGGAGTAACATCCAATAGGATTACAGATATTTGCTTCATATTCAACTACTTGAAATGACTGGCCCCGTCAGCCGAGCGGGTAACTGAATTGAACATCACTTGTTTGGTATAATTACTCTACGCTATCATAGTCTGTCTTATACACTGGCAGAGCGGATCAGCCCCAATGCAACAAATCAAAGAATGCTATCTTGAACCCACACGATCAACTCGCTGCTCAAACACATATTGAAACAAACAGTAGATTTAACGAGGAACGGAATGATACAAGACGTTGCCTCTCTGGCTCCCTTCGATCCTGCAACAACCCGACTGGCGAGTGCGACAAGATCGGCAGTAAAGCACATCGATCTCGTCTAAGGGGCATGGGATTGGGTCATAGTTGATCAATCCACTCCTTGTTTTGGCTTTTTGCTCACAATGGCAAAGGTATAGACAAGTACAAATCCAACCAATGAGGCTACATCTGAATGATCCCCTGCAGATAAGACACAGAACGTACGcagacaagaaacaaaagcagcagaaaagaaagagaacaacaaaagaaaaggaaatcaaacAGCCACAGGCTGCTTCCACGTAAACTCCTTGACCGATGGACCCATTTGTCCTGCGACGTATCCCATGGGGCATATTCAAACATTTATAGTCTTAAATGCTTTGTAAATAGGTCACTGCTGGTTGAAGCGCGAGGACTCTTCCATCAGATGCCAAACGCCCTTCCGCCACGTCATTAATATTACCATCGAAGAACCAGCCACAATGAACTGAGAGCATAGAGACGGCGAGAGGTGAAAGAGGTCGAGATGGTCGGAAAAGGGATGAGGGCAGGGCAACGATATGTAATCTGAGACACAAGAATCTAGTATTAAATGGCTCACACGCCAGAATgcgagaaagggaaaaaagaaaaggaaatcgCACAAAGCAGAATAATCGCAAAATTCGCCGTTCCGAGCCATAGCACCATGAAAAGAGTgtcgaagatgacgagtGTGATGAGACGTAGAGGTGTGGAATGAGGGTCGCTCCATTCGTGACCGGTCTGCTTCGAGCTGTATTACTTTTGCAGCGTCGAGATGAAACCGGACGGGCGAGCGGTGTGCTCGATCCGAAACCCATTCCATCGTTGACAGAAGAATAAGGAAAACAATATACCCGCCCCTATCCATCTTGTGCTCATCTGCCAGCAGTGTCTGCAAAAGCCTTCCAAGCTTGGTCCAAGGAGATGGGGGGCGTCTGGTTTATAACAGAGTATAATTG contains the following coding sequences:
- the rgsA gene encoding regulator of G protein signaling domain protein RgsD → MLKKKTLYPPLHFWHSTPTSTPELSPTSSSSDSESDEDMDLSGSRPLSLTVPAGAFCPMRPTLDEVLANTAPAPYTLSAFMAYLSQNHCLETLEFTLEAKRYRETYEALSQQLGEYPIGTECPESQHLRMLWQRLLTAYIMPGSPREINVSSEVRDDILRQANSTTPPLPETLDAAVKLVHELMEESIFLPFLNAHSASAQVVPLAEPLFPQEDGVTVVAGPGLDEHAMKRARSKGRRLSPRSSKDFGSPTYSSSHSGRSNFSLSAMTSMGKSSHRHSSHTSSGSGDCSAGLTDDSGSLQSMSTSEPMTPPTTPPSSDAHGLHLAHSPKQRTDNPWKKMGMKLGFKKRSTTGSSGSNKLSGTDE